The Anaerolineae bacterium genome includes a window with the following:
- a CDS encoding DMT family transporter, translating to MSSLFLGELAALGAAVCFTFGPTMFTLAGRRVGSLTVNRFRLLLASLFLLLLHFVFYGQPYPALDGRIWGYLFLSGVIGLAISDVFLFEAFVRIGPRLALLVLNLVPVATTAVAWVLFGEHLTGGELAAIAVTLAGVSWVVAERPLNDDGTIRAHDPRGLLFAFAAVGLQTVSTLLAKGGMMAGIPAVSGNVVRMSGGVLALWLWTLLKGEAGSTLRVAWERPRVLGIIAAGVAIGPVLGITLSLFALKVIPVGIVSTLGSLTPVLLIPVSRWVFHERVSLRAVWGTLLATAGVAWLLLMG from the coding sequence ATGTCGTCACTGTTTTTGGGCGAGTTGGCCGCTTTGGGCGCCGCGGTTTGCTTTACCTTTGGTCCGACGATGTTCACCCTGGCCGGACGGCGGGTGGGTTCGCTGACGGTGAACCGTTTCCGCCTGTTGCTGGCCAGCCTTTTTCTCCTGCTTCTCCATTTCGTTTTCTACGGCCAGCCCTACCCTGCTTTGGACGGCAGGATTTGGGGCTATTTGTTCCTTTCGGGGGTGATCGGGTTGGCCATTTCCGATGTGTTTCTGTTTGAGGCCTTTGTGCGCATTGGGCCCAGGCTGGCGCTGTTGGTGCTCAATCTGGTGCCTGTGGCAACCACCGCGGTGGCCTGGGTGCTCTTTGGGGAGCATCTCACCGGGGGCGAATTGGCCGCCATCGCGGTGACCCTGGCGGGCGTCTCGTGGGTGGTGGCCGAACGCCCTTTGAACGATGATGGCACCATCAGGGCGCATGACCCGCGAGGATTGCTGTTCGCTTTCGCCGCCGTGGGATTGCAGACCGTCAGCACCTTGCTGGCCAAAGGGGGGATGATGGCGGGGATCCCGGCGGTTTCGGGGAATGTGGTCCGGATGTCCGGTGGGGTGCTGGCCCTGTGGCTGTGGACCCTCCTCAAAGGCGAGGCCGGAAGCACCCTGCGCGTGGCCTGGGAGCGGCCGCGCGTTTTGGGGATTATCGCGGCTGGTGTGGCGATCGGACCGGTGCTGGGCATAACCCTTTCGCTCTTTGCCCTCAAGGTCATCCCGGTGGGCATCGTGAGCACCCTTGGGTCGCTGACGCCGGTGCTGCTCATCCCGGTGAGCCGCTGGGTGTTCCACGAGCGGGTGAGCCTGCGGGCTGTGTGGGGCACTTTGCTGGCTACAGCTGGCGTGGCCTGGCTGCTGCTGATGGGTTGA
- the queA gene encoding tRNA preQ1(34) S-adenosylmethionine ribosyltransferase-isomerase QueA yields MPLQTNDFDYNLPPEYIAQSPAEPRDSARLMVLDRSTGAITHAIFRDLGRFLQPGDLLVVNRTRVIPARLFAHKVPTGGKVELLLLRREGPGLWQAMVRGRGLRPGVRLQVEGGPQAEIVAQLDGPLRRIRFAAPLNDRQLEAVGHVPLPPYIHRPLANPERYQTVYAREPGSAAAPTAGLHFTPQLIETLKAQGIGFAEVTLHVGLDTFAPVKEDDPTQHKIHTEWCRVPPETAQRIHATRAAGGRIVAVGTTTVRTLETAARHAPPGQVIAPFEGNTDLFILPGFTFRVVDAMITNFHLPRSTLLMLVSAFAGWETILHAYEVAKQEGYRFFSFGDAMLIL; encoded by the coding sequence ATGCCCCTCCAAACCAACGACTTCGACTACAACTTACCCCCCGAATACATTGCCCAGAGCCCGGCCGAGCCGCGGGACAGCGCCCGGCTGATGGTGCTTGACCGGTCCACGGGGGCGATTACCCATGCCATTTTTCGCGACCTGGGGCGCTTTCTGCAGCCCGGTGACCTGCTGGTGGTCAACCGCACCCGGGTGATCCCGGCGCGGCTTTTCGCCCACAAGGTCCCCACCGGCGGCAAGGTCGAGTTGCTGCTGCTGCGCCGCGAAGGCCCTGGCCTATGGCAGGCCATGGTGCGTGGCCGCGGGCTGCGGCCCGGGGTGCGCCTGCAGGTGGAAGGCGGCCCCCAGGCGGAAATCGTGGCCCAACTGGATGGTCCCCTGCGCCGCATCCGCTTCGCCGCCCCGCTCAACGACCGTCAACTGGAAGCCGTGGGGCACGTTCCGCTCCCGCCGTACATCCACCGCCCTTTGGCGAACCCCGAACGCTACCAGACCGTGTACGCCCGCGAGCCCGGCTCGGCGGCCGCGCCCACGGCCGGCCTGCACTTCACGCCTCAACTCATCGAAACATTGAAAGCCCAGGGCATCGGCTTCGCCGAGGTTACCCTCCATGTGGGGCTGGACACCTTCGCCCCTGTCAAAGAAGACGACCCCACCCAGCACAAAATCCACACCGAGTGGTGTCGCGTGCCGCCTGAAACGGCCCAACGCATCCACGCCACCCGCGCCGCAGGGGGGCGCATCGTGGCCGTGGGCACCACCACGGTGCGCACCTTAGAAACCGCCGCGCGCCACGCGCCCCCCGGCCAGGTCATCGCCCCTTTTGAGGGGAATACGGATTTGTTCATCCTCCCCGGCTTCACCTTCCGCGTGGTCGACGCCATGATCACCAACTTTCACCTGCCCCGCTCCACCCTGCTCATGCTGGTCAGCGCTTTTGCCGGATGGGAAACCATCCTGCACGCTTACGAAGTGGCCAAACAGGAGGGCTATCGCTTCTTTTCCTTCGGAGATGCCATGCTCATCTTGTGA
- a CDS encoding DUF2202 domain-containing protein: protein MAGPQGEHGGPPEDMNPAQGLPTPENTNLSPEEIADLLKMREEEKLARDVYLTLYEKWGSPVFSNIARSEQMHMDAIGVLLDRYSLDDPVAQTGDARGVFSDPQIQDLYNQLVEQGSASLEAALTVGATIEDLDIKDLNETIARTTHADIQTVYERLRTGSYHHMQAFVGNLRAQGADYTPQFISAEEFQRILSEPHGRGGEHGRGHGQGHGPGQGQGNCQEMDASATPTP, encoded by the coding sequence ATGGCCGGCCCGCAGGGTGAACACGGCGGCCCGCCGGAGGATATGAACCCTGCCCAGGGCCTCCCCACCCCTGAGAACACCAATCTGAGCCCCGAAGAGATCGCGGACCTGCTCAAGATGCGCGAAGAGGAAAAACTGGCCCGGGATGTGTACCTGACCCTGTACGAGAAATGGGGCTCGCCCGTGTTCAGCAACATCGCGCGCTCCGAACAAATGCACATGGACGCCATAGGTGTGTTGCTGGACCGCTACAGTCTGGATGACCCGGTCGCCCAGACCGGCGATGCCCGCGGCGTGTTCAGCGACCCTCAAATCCAGGACCTGTACAACCAACTGGTGGAGCAGGGCTCGGCTTCCCTGGAAGCGGCCCTGACGGTGGGCGCGACCATCGAAGACCTGGACATCAAAGACCTGAACGAGACCATCGCGCGCACCACCCACGCCGACATTCAAACGGTGTACGAGCGCCTGCGCACCGGTTCCTATCACCACATGCAGGCCTTCGTGGGCAACCTGCGCGCTCAGGGAGCCGATTACACCCCCCAGTTCATCTCGGCTGAAGAGTTCCAGCGCATCCTGAGCGAACCCCACGGCAGAGGCGGCGAGCACGGGCGTGGGCATGGGCAGGGGCATGGCCCCGGTCAAGGCCAGGGCAACTGCCAGGAGATGGACGCTTCTGCTACTCCCACACCGTAA
- a CDS encoding response regulator transcription factor, translated as MIRLVIAEDHQIVREGLRMFLETQPDMQVVAEAANGREALEAVRQHRPDVLLLDLIMPEVDGLAVLRQVTQEVPETRVLVLTSASDDRMVLPVVRAGAAGYVLKTISAAELAEAVRKVVQGEPVLHPDITRMLMREVRRGPGAVAGEAFTQRELEVLSLLAHHLTNKEIAAEMGISETTVKTHVRNILHKLRVSTRAEAARYAREQGLG; from the coding sequence ATGATCCGACTGGTCATTGCTGAGGATCATCAAATCGTGCGCGAAGGATTGCGGATGTTTTTGGAAACTCAACCGGATATGCAGGTGGTGGCTGAGGCGGCCAACGGCAGGGAGGCGCTGGAAGCGGTGCGCCAGCATCGCCCGGATGTGCTTTTGCTGGATTTGATCATGCCCGAGGTGGATGGGTTGGCGGTGTTGCGCCAGGTGACCCAGGAGGTGCCGGAGACCAGGGTGTTGGTGCTGACCAGCGCCAGCGATGACCGTATGGTGTTGCCGGTCGTGCGTGCGGGGGCGGCGGGCTATGTGCTCAAAACCATTTCGGCGGCGGAACTGGCCGAGGCGGTGCGCAAGGTGGTTCAGGGGGAGCCGGTGCTCCACCCTGACATCACGCGGATGTTGATGCGCGAGGTGCGGCGGGGGCCTGGGGCGGTGGCCGGAGAAGCCTTCACCCAGCGCGAACTGGAGGTGCTCAGCCTGCTGGCGCATCATCTGACCAACAAAGAGATCGCGGCGGAGATGGGCATCAGTGAAACCACGGTCAAGACCCATGTGCGCAACATCCTGCACAAACTGAGGGTGAGCACGCGGGCGGAGGCGGCCCGCTACGCGCGCGAACAGGGTCTGGGGTGA
- a CDS encoding DUF2905 domain-containing protein yields MDWQSIGRSIMLAGGVVFLVGLAIYAFGRLHLPLGRLPGDIVYQRGNFTCVFPLATSILLSIVLTVLMNLLARWLK; encoded by the coding sequence ATGGACTGGCAAAGCATCGGGCGGAGCATCATGCTGGCTGGAGGCGTTGTCTTCTTGGTAGGCCTGGCTATCTACGCCTTTGGCCGACTACATCTCCCCTTAGGCCGCCTCCCCGGTGACATTGTGTATCAGCGGGGCAACTTCACCTGCGTCTTCCCCCTGGCGACTTCGATTTTGCTCTCTATTGTGCTCACCGTGCTCATGAATCTGCTGGCACGATGGCTGAAATAA